Proteins from a genomic interval of Anatilimnocola floriformis:
- a CDS encoding 3-keto-disaccharide hydrolase — translation MTNSLLSRLLPLCLVLIAGVVCAQDIPATKPAEKPVDPKEWKPLYDGKTLKGWKSINFGGEGEVKVDEKGQIILDTGDPLTGIVIEKADGLPKDNYEITLEANKLAGDDFFCGLTFPVHDSHASFICGGWGGGLVGISSLDGMDASENETTAYKKFESNKWYTIRVRVMGDKLQAWIDKDQLVDVDIKGKKVSTRFEVDVTKPLGISAYRTKSAIRNFQWRPIKVEK, via the coding sequence ATGACGAATTCCCTTTTGTCGCGGCTGCTGCCGCTCTGCCTCGTTCTGATCGCTGGTGTCGTTTGTGCTCAGGACATACCGGCAACGAAGCCCGCCGAAAAACCGGTCGATCCGAAGGAATGGAAGCCGCTGTACGACGGCAAGACGCTGAAGGGTTGGAAGAGCATCAACTTCGGCGGCGAAGGCGAAGTGAAAGTCGACGAGAAGGGCCAGATCATTCTCGATACCGGCGATCCGCTCACGGGCATCGTCATCGAAAAAGCCGACGGCCTGCCGAAGGATAACTACGAGATCACGCTCGAAGCGAACAAGCTCGCCGGCGACGACTTCTTCTGCGGCTTGACGTTTCCCGTACACGATTCGCACGCCAGTTTCATCTGCGGCGGTTGGGGCGGCGGCTTGGTCGGCATCTCGAGCCTCGACGGAATGGACGCCAGCGAAAACGAAACGACGGCGTATAAAAAATTCGAGTCCAACAAGTGGTACACCATCCGCGTGCGCGTGATGGGCGACAAACTGCAGGCCTGGATCGACAAGGACCAGCTGGTCGATGTCGACATCAAGGGGAAGAAGGTCTCGACGCGGTTCGAAGTCGACGTCACCAAGCCCCTCGGCATCTCGGCCTATCGCACCAAATCGGCGATCCGCAACTTTCAATGGCGGCCGATTAAGGTGGAGAAGTAA
- a CDS encoding MarR family winged helix-turn-helix transcriptional regulator, producing the protein MSQPPANSKTPRKRFDSPEQEAYLHLWRTYDRLKALEEKLFAQYDLSPQQYNSLRLLRAAQPETLPTLALGARLISRAPDMTRLLDRLEERQLVARERRPENRRVVEVGITPTGVALLEKLDEEVRRCNHEQLGHLSAKSLAQLVALLQEARAPHETPEQPWP; encoded by the coding sequence ATGTCGCAGCCACCCGCCAATTCGAAGACTCCCCGCAAGCGGTTCGATTCGCCCGAACAGGAGGCCTATCTCCACCTGTGGCGGACCTACGATCGGCTGAAGGCGCTGGAGGAAAAGCTCTTCGCGCAGTACGACCTGTCGCCGCAGCAATACAACTCGCTGCGATTGCTGCGGGCCGCTCAGCCCGAAACGCTGCCGACACTAGCCCTCGGCGCGCGACTCATCTCGCGAGCGCCCGACATGACGCGCTTGCTCGATCGCCTGGAGGAGCGCCAACTGGTCGCCCGTGAACGCCGCCCCGAAAATCGCCGCGTGGTGGAAGTTGGGATCACGCCAACCGGTGTGGCGTTGCTTGAAAAGCTCGACGAAGAAGTTCGCCGTTGCAACCACGAGCAGCTCGGCCATCTCTCGGCGAAATCGCTCGCGCAACTCGTGGCGCTGTTGCAAGAAGCCCGTGCGCCGCATGAGACACCGGAACAGCCCTGGCCCTAA